In a genomic window of Mycoplasma iguanae:
- the thrS gene encoding threonine--tRNA ligase → MKLNKELNHTSSHLLAAAVLKHFPETKLGFGPATQEGFYYDFEFKEPISENDLQKIEKTLKKMAAGGYKMIEDKNAQYSFDQKPYKKELYDEIIASGQKATFYSLVNPADGSVLFTDLCAGGHLESTASIKHVKLLSLAGAYWRGNSNNIQLTRIYGTAWETQAELEEYLNILKERKERDHRKIGKELKIFSFNALSGQGMPIWLEDGMKIRNAIHKKVQKWDRKYGFNEVLTPHFGEKELYEISGHWQHYKDDMFSPIEVENELLVARPMTCPHHVLLYKAERRSYRELPIRYSELSRLYRYEKSGALTGLERVRSMDLTEGHIFARVDQIEKEFVHQYKLIKEVLDFFKIKVDYISFSKRDKSDKEKFFNDDQLWDKAEKALENVLKTLEIEYIEKEGEAAFYGPKIDIQVRTVLGHEITMSTLQLDFLLPQKFKMEYIDQNETKQIPVLIHRGLIGTYERFISILLEQTKGNLPFWMSPKQVVVIPVNYDLHHEYAQKVHDKLFELGFHSEVDFRNERINKKIREAQMKKIKFQVIIGDEELQNETLTYRKYGSNDSVNNISLAQFIDYLNNLKNEN, encoded by the coding sequence AAGGGTTTTATTATGATTTTGAATTCAAAGAGCCAATTTCAGAAAATGATTTACAAAAAATTGAAAAAACTTTAAAAAAAATGGCAGCCGGTGGCTACAAAATGATTGAAGATAAAAATGCACAATATTCTTTTGACCAAAAACCTTACAAAAAAGAATTGTATGATGAAATTATCGCTTCAGGTCAAAAAGCTACTTTTTATTCTCTGGTGAATCCAGCAGATGGTTCAGTATTATTTACAGATCTTTGTGCTGGTGGACATTTAGAGTCAACAGCCAGCATCAAACATGTTAAATTACTTTCTTTAGCAGGAGCTTACTGAAGAGGAAATTCTAACAATATTCAATTAACCAGAATTTATGGAACTGCTTGAGAAACTCAAGCAGAATTGGAAGAATATTTAAATATTTTAAAAGAAAGAAAAGAAAGAGATCATAGAAAAATTGGTAAAGAATTAAAGATTTTTAGTTTTAATGCTTTAAGTGGTCAAGGAATGCCTATTTGGTTAGAAGATGGAATGAAAATTCGTAATGCCATTCATAAAAAAGTTCAAAAATGAGACCGTAAATACGGTTTTAATGAAGTTTTAACTCCACATTTTGGTGAAAAAGAATTGTATGAAATTTCAGGTCATTGACAGCACTATAAAGATGATATGTTTAGTCCTATTGAAGTAGAAAATGAGCTTTTAGTAGCACGTCCTATGACTTGTCCACATCATGTTTTGCTATACAAAGCAGAACGCCGCAGTTATAGAGAATTACCCATCCGATATTCTGAATTATCAAGACTTTATCGTTATGAAAAATCAGGAGCTTTAACAGGATTGGAACGTGTAAGGTCAATGGATTTAACTGAAGGACATATTTTTGCAAGAGTAGATCAAATTGAAAAAGAATTTGTCCATCAATATAAATTGATCAAAGAAGTATTAGATTTTTTCAAAATTAAAGTCGATTATATTTCTTTTTCAAAAAGAGATAAAAGTGATAAAGAAAAATTTTTCAATGATGATCAATTATGAGATAAAGCAGAAAAAGCTTTAGAAAATGTATTAAAAACTTTAGAAATTGAATATATTGAAAAAGAAGGTGAAGCAGCTTTTTATGGTCCTAAAATTGATATTCAAGTAAGAACAGTTTTAGGTCATGAAATTACTATGTCAACTTTACAATTAGATTTTCTTTTACCACAAAAATTTAAGATGGAATACATTGATCAAAATGAAACTAAACAAATACCGGTATTAATCCATAGAGGATTAATTGGAACTTATGAAAGATTTATTTCTATTCTGTTAGAACAAACAAAAGGTAATTTACCTTTTTGAATGAGTCCAAAACAAGTGGTTGTTATTCCAGTTAATTATGATTTACACCATGAATATGCCCAAAAAGTGCATGATAAATTATTTGAATTAGGTTTCCACTCAGAAGTTGATTTTAGAAATGAAAGAATTAATAAAAAAATTCGGGAAGCACAAATGAAAAAAATTAAATTCCAGGTTATTATCGGGGATGAAGAACTTCAAAATGAAACTTTAACTTACAGAAAATACGGTTCAAACGATTCTGTTAATAATATCAGTCTAGCTCAATTTATTGATTATTTAAATAACCTAAAAAATGAAAATTAA
- a CDS encoding MAG3450 family membrane protein encodes MKIKNLLASNNLVSFLFIIIPNIFIWVFAGGDIQKNNTNFLTTLIIVLSVNISLAALIFIILILKWIKPDVIKTALPSLIIFPAIILTYDTNTWIRFAIIVTLIITFSIASIYLYEAFLKRNKKKETQKENINK; translated from the coding sequence ATGAAAATTAAAAATTTACTAGCATCTAACAATTTAGTTTCATTTCTGTTTATTATTATTCCTAATATTTTCATTTGAGTTTTTGCAGGTGGCGATATTCAAAAAAATAACACTAATTTCTTAACAACACTAATTATTGTTTTATCAGTAAATATTAGTTTAGCAGCATTGATTTTTATTATTTTAATATTAAAATGAATTAAGCCTGATGTTATTAAAACGGCCTTACCATCTTTAATAATTTTTCCTGCAATTATTTTAACTTATGATACAAATACATGAATTAGATTTGCAATAATTGTAACTTTAATTATTACTTTCTCTATTGCTTCAATTTATCTATATGAAGCATTTCTTAAAAGAAATAAAAAGAAAGAAACACAAAAAGAAAATATTAATAAATAA